The following proteins are co-located in the Telopea speciosissima isolate NSW1024214 ecotype Mountain lineage chromosome 9, Tspe_v1, whole genome shotgun sequence genome:
- the LOC122639629 gene encoding NDR1/HIN1-like protein 6, whose product MDTDMNDNGGHPPNPTKYVMLSENGGSLRPPPYRRNIPRYQSTPKRKGCSCGKCLCCCCCFLLILIILLVSFTFLFYSYFKPKIPSYKVQDLNVGAFNVQPDFSLYTEFIVHVKAENPNEKIGFTYGKNSSVVVAYSGAPLCSGKLPAFYQDKKNTTLIKVVLKGKSEFGSGLQAALMENKHTGRIPLLIMVKVPVSVVLGELHMQQIVVEVNCSLVVNDLSPKKKIGILSSKYHVSASL is encoded by the coding sequence ATGGATACAGACATGAACGACAATGGTGGTCATCCTCCTAATCCAACAAAATACGTGATGCTTTCAGAGAACGGCGGCAGCCTTCGACCTCCGCCATATCGCCGGAATATCCCACGTTACCAGTCTACCCCCAAGAGAAAGGGTTGCTCATGTGGCAAATGTCTAtgctgttgttgctgcttcctcctcatcctcatcatcctccTGGTAAGCTTCACCTTCTTATTCTATAGCTATTTCAAGCCTAAGATCCCTTCCTATAAGGTACAAGACCTCAACGTTGGCGCCTTCAATGTACAACCCGATTTCAGCCTCTACACAGAGTTCATTGTCCATGTTAAGGCCGAGAACCCCAATGAAAAAATTGGCTTTACTTATGGCAAAAACAGTTCGGTGGTTGTGGCTTACTCTGGCGCACCACTCTGTTCTGGTAAGCTCCCTGCTTTCTATCAGGATAAAAAGAACACAACCCTTATAAAGGTAGTGTTGAAAGGGAAAAGTGAGTTTGGTTCTGGGCTCCAAGCTGCTTTAATGGAGAATAAGCATACTGGAAGGATACCTTTGCTGATTATGGTGAAAGTTCCTGTAAGTGTTGTGCTTGGGGAATTACACATGCAGCAGATTGTTGTTGAGGTTAATTGCTCCTTGGTCGTTAATGATTTGTctccaaagaagaaaattggGATCTTGTCAAGTAAATACCATGTATCAGCTTCATTATGA
- the LOC122638648 gene encoding polyphenol oxidase, chloroplastic-like, translating into MASLSASSTFPFYNANQKRLQIPVVGRRRYLSSPRKISCKSKDRGGKEIDRRDVLIGLGGLYGSTSFNVDPLALAAPLKSPDLSKCGAADLPLGAKPINCCPPKKLKIVDFKLPSLLSSSSPMRVRQAAHLVNDEYIAKYSKAIALMKALPADDPRSFTQQANVHCAYCDGAYDQIGFPHLEIQVHNSWFFFPWHRYYLYFFEKICGKLINDPTFALPFWNYDSPGGMQMPAMYANPNSPLYDKLRDPKHQPPTMVDLDYDKVDPNTIGQEQIASNLSIMYRQVVSNAKTTQLFFGTPYRAGDEPDPGAGSVENVPHGPVHLWCGDRSQPNLEDMGNFYSAARDPIFFAHHSNIDRLWTIWKGLGGKRKDYTDPDWLNTEFLFYDENAQLVRVKVRDTLDEKKFRYTYQEVDIPWLKARPTPRKTKVKPTADDSGGQFPRALDSVVKTVVKRPKKSRSKKEKDDEEEILVIEGIELDRDVFVKFDVFINDEDETVSGPGNSEFAGSFVNVPHKHGKKMNMKNFKTCLRLGITDLLEDLEAEDDETVVVTLVPRQGKDVVTIGGLKIELAS; encoded by the exons ATGGCTTCATTGTCTGCTTCCTCTACATTTCCCTTCTATAATGCCAATCAGAAGAGGCTGCAAATCCCTGTAGTTGGTAGGCGAAGGTATCTCTCATCACCTCGCAAGATTTCCTGTAAATCTAAAGATAGAGGTGGAAAAGAAATAGACAGGAGGGATGTGTTGATTGGTTTAGGGGGGCTCTATGGTTCAACAAGCTTCAATGTTGATCCATTAGCCTTAGCAGCTCCACTGAAGTCTCCAGACCTCTCCAAATGTGGTGCAGCAGACTTGCCTCTAGGTGCTAAACCTATCAATTGCTGCCCACCAAAGAAGTTAAAGATCGTTGATTTCAAGCTTCCATCGCTGTTGTCGTCGTCGTCGCCGATGAGGGTCAGGCAAGCAGCTCACTTGGTGAACGATGAATACATCGCTAAGTACTCTAAAGCAATCGCACTCATGAAAGCTCTCCCAGCTGATGACCCAAGAAGCTTCACGCAACAGGCTAACGTTCATTGTGCTTATTGTGATGGTGCTTATGACCAAATTGGTTTTCCACATTTGGAAATCCAAGTTCACAATTCATggtttttctttccatggcatCGATACTATCTTTATTTCTTTGAGAAGATTTGTGGAAAGCTTATCAATGATCCTACTTTCGCTTTACCCTTCTGGAATTATGATTCCCCTGGGGGGATGCAAATGCCTGCAATGTATGCTAACCCAAACTCACCTCTTTATGATAAGCTTCGCGATCCAAAGCATCAACCCCCTACAATGGTGGATCTAGATTACGACAAAGTTGATCCCAACACGATCGGTCAGGAACAAATTGCAAGCAATCTCTCTATCATGTATCGTCAGGTGGTGTCTAACGCCAAGACTACACAGCTCTTCTTTGGTACTCCTTACAGGGCAGGGGATGAACCAGATCCCGGAGCTGGTTCGGTAGAGAATGTTCCCCATGGCCCGGTTCATTTATGGTGTGGTGACCGGAGTCAACCCAATCTTGAGGATATGGGTAATTTTTACTCGGCCGCTCGGGATCCCATCTTCTTTGCTCACCATTCTAACATTGACAGGCTGTGGACGATATGGAAAGGGCTCGGAGGAAAGAGAAAGGACTACACTGATCCAGACTGGTTGAACACAG AGTTTCTCTTTTACGACGAAAACGCGCAGCTGGTACGAGTTAAGGTTAGAGATACCCTGGATGAGAAGAAGTTCAGGTACACATACCAGGAGGTGGACATTCCATGGCTCAAAGCTCGACCAACACCTCGTAAAACTAAAGTCAAGCCAACGGCAGACGATAGTGGTGGTCAGTTCCCAAGAGCTCTGGATTCAGTGGTGAAGACAGTGGTGAAAAGACCAAAGAAATCGAGaagcaagaaagagaaggacGATGAGGAGGAGATATTGGTGATAGAAGGAATAGAGCTTGACAGAGACGTGTTTGTGAAGTTTGATGTGTTTATTAATGACGAAGACGAGACGGTATCAGGGCCTGGTAATAGTGAGTTTGCAGGAAGCTTCGTCAATGTACCACACAAGCATGGGAAGAAGATGAATATGAAGAATTTCAAAACGTGTCTGAGATTAGGAATAACAGATTTACTGGAGGACTTGGaagctgaagatgatgaaaCAGTGGTAGTGACTTTGGTCCCACGACAAGGGAAAGATGTCGTTACCATTGGAGGGCTCAAGATAGAGTTAGCctcttag
- the LOC122638645 gene encoding formin-like protein 3 → MISKSCGWAGNLMFMVELRKKILIFRDTIDLAPCSGSGPIKELLMKTANDLHKLYPKVLASVQMSDTDGTTVQQALAFFYNALRSVGDSWTENHKWLTKFKCKKDGNMDDIASEEFGERVLEKLSYMITIAREMFDVMDEEEQKNNKSSGDILIGSYSNNKSPFCHSPDTPTSVLPEVIHNSTKIGDIADFSYSPPLLMPLRIQAVGKLKPIDVKRLAFHSFSHVSSQASSPENQSSRILDEPMPEGQEEKSDLEPKPDSGSKQEIRVVNAATVTREITMYDSDQMARNESGNLTSCESSKRRMPSVPVSSLTANGPQLQSPPRQSGSKQEIREVKAAAVTREITMYDSYQMARNVSGNVTSKRRVPSVPVSSLTANRPQLQPPSRQSGSKQEIREVKAAAVTREITMYDSDQMARNVSGNVTSKRRVPSVPVSSLTANRPQLQSPSRQSGSKQEIREVKAAAVTRKITMYDSDQMARNVSGNVTSKRRVPSVPVSSLTANRPQLQSPPPRQSGSKQEIREVKAAAVTREITMDDSDQMARNVSGNVPSCESSKRRMPSVPVSSLTANRPQLQSPPWQSESKQEIREVKAAAVTREITMYDSDQMARNVSGNVPSCESSKRRMPSVPVSSLTANRPQLQSPPRQSESKQEIREVKAAAVTREITMSDSDQMARNVSGNVTSCESAKRRRPSVPVSSLTANKPQLQSPPPQSPTLPPNVSAAPPPPRPPPPMFPENLTAAPSLPHEFLPNVSPAVTPPIPRPPTLPPNATATSTSAPNFLRNVSIPPPLPPSGAVATPPPPPLPPSGAIATPPLPLPPPTLPPNATANSPSVINFLPNVLIPLPPLPSSGAVATPPSPPPPPPLPSSGAVATPPSPPPPPPGAAPPPPPTPGATAPPPPPPPTPGPPPRPGATAPPPPPPPTPGAPPPPPLPGAATPPPPPTLPSNGSVPPPPMPHGKGAAPPPPPGAKALRPKKANTKLKRSTHMGNLYRVLKGKVEGSSVIAKSSQAKKSQVGASGGGKQSMADALAEMTKRSSYFQQIEEDIKNYAKSINEVKKDLNSFQTKDMAEMLKFHQQVEKQLEKLTDESQVLSRFEDFPLKKLEALRLAAALYLKLNEIATNLESWKIVPPLGQLLDKFESYFSKIKVELETLERTKDEETKKLQSYNIHFDFHILVRIKELMVDVSSNCMELALKERREAKAAAYKETGSKADNRSKACIKMLWRAFQLAFKVYSFAGGQDDRADRLSKELAHEIETHPHH, encoded by the exons ATGATAAGCAAGTCATGTGGATGGGCAGGAAATTTGATGTTCATGGTTGAGCTTCGGAAGAAGATTCTGATCTTTAGAGACACAATTGACCTTGCTCCTTGCAGTGGATCTGGTCCCATCAAGGAG TTGTTGATGAAAACTGCCAACGACCTCCATAAACTTTACCCCAAAGTTCTAGCTAGTGTTCAAATGTCAGATACGGATGGCACAACTGTACAACAG GCATTGGCCTTCTTCTACAATGCTCTCAGATCTGTTGGAGATTCATGGACTGAGAATCACAAGTGGTTGACCAAATTCAAATGTAAGAAAGATGGTAACATGGATGACATTGCTTCTGAGGAGTTTG GTGAAAGAGTGTTGGAGAAGCTGTCTTACATGATTACGATAGCAAGAGAAATGTTTGATGTAATGGATGAGGAAGAACAGAAGAACAATAAGAGTTCAGGAGACATCTTAATCGGATCATACTCAAACAATAAATCCCCCTTCTGTCACTCTCCAGACACCCCAACTTCAGTACTTCCAGAGGTGATCCACAATTCCACAAAAATTGGGGATATTGCAGACTTTTCTTATTCACCACCTCTTCTCATGCCTCTCAGGATCCAAGCTGTTGGGAAATTGAAACCCATTGATGTAAAGCGACTCGCATTCCACAGTTTCTCTCATGTATCATCTCAAGCTTCCAGCCCTGAGAATCAAAGTAGCAGGATATTGGATGAACCTATGCCAGAGGGCCAAGAAGAAAAGAGCGATTTAGAACCAAAACCAGATTCAGGGAGCAAACAAGAGATTAGAGTAGTTAATGCGGCAACTGTAACCCGAGAGATTACAATGTATGATTCAGATCAGATGGCTAGAAATGAGAGTGGGAATCTCACCAGTTGTGAATCTTCCAAAAGGAGAATGCCCTCTGTTCCAGTTTCATCACTTACAGCAAATGGACCCCAGCTACAGTCACCACCTCGACAATCAGGGAGCAAGCAAGAGATCAGAGAAGTTAAAGCTGCAGCTGTAACTCGAGAAATTACAATGTATGATTCATATCAGATGGCCAGAAATGTGAGTGGGAATGTCACTTCCAAAAGGAGAGTGCCCTCTGTTCCAGTGTCATCACTTACAGCAAATAGACCTCAACTACAGCCGCCATCTCGACAATCAGGGAGCAAGCAAGAGATCAGAGAAGTTAAAGCTGCAGCTGTAACTCGAGAAATTACAATGTATGATTCAGATCAGATGGCCAGAAATGTGAGTGGGAATGTCACTTCCAAAAGGAGAGTGCCCTCTGTTCCAGTTTCATCACTTACAGCAAATAGACCCCAGCTACAGTCACCATCTCGACAATCAGGGAGCAAGCAAGAGATCAGAGAAGTTAAAGCTGCCGCTGTAACTCGAAAAATTACAATGTATGATTCAGATCAGATGGCCAGAAATGTGAGTGGGAATGTCACTTCCAAAAGGAGAGTGCCCTCTGTTCCAGTTTCATCACTTACAGCAAATAGACCCCAGCTACAGTCACCACCACCTCGACAATCAGGGAGCAAGCAAGAGATCAGAGAAGTTAAAGCTGCAGCTGTAACTCGAGAAATTACAATGGATGATTCAGATCAGATGGCCAGAAATGTGAGTGGGAATGTCCCCAGTTGTGAATCTTCCAAAAGGAGAATGCCCTCTGTTCCAGTTTCATCACTTACAGCAAATAGACCCCAGCTACAGTCACCACCTTGGCAATCAGAGAGCAAGCAAGAGATCAGAGAAGTTAAAGCTGCAGCTGTAACTCGAGAAATTACAATGTATGATTCAGATCAGATGGCCAGAAATGTGAGTGGGAATGTCCCCAGTTGTGAATCTTCCAAAAGGAGAATGCCCTCTGTTCCAGTTTCATCACTTACAGCAAATAGACCCCAGCTACAGTCACCACCTCGGCAATCAGAGAGCAAGCAAGAGATCAGAGAAGTTAAAGCTGCAGCTGTAACTCGAGAAATTACAATGTCTGATTCAGATCAGATGGCCAGAAATGTGAGTGGGAATGTTACCAGTTGTGAATCTGCCAAAAGGAGACGGCCCTCTGTTCCAGTTTCATCACTTACAGCAAATAAACCCCAGCTACAGTCACCACCTCCACAATCACCCACACTGCCACCAAATGTCtcagcagcaccaccaccacctcgaCCTCCACCACCAATGTTTCCGGAAAATTTAACCGCAGCCCCATCCCTACCACACGAGTTTCTGCCAAATGTATCCCCAGCAGTAACTCCACCGATACCACGACCACCAACACTGCCTCCAAATGCTACAGCAACCTCAACATCAGCACCCAATTTTCTGCGGAATGTAtcaataccaccaccactaccaccatcaggAGCAGTAGCAACACCACCtccgccaccactaccaccatcaggAGCAATAGCAACACCACCTctgccactgccaccaccaacACTGCCTCCTAATGCTACAGCAAACTCACCATCAGTGATCAATTTTCTGCCAAATGTATTAAtaccactaccaccactaccatcatcaggAGCAGTCGCAACACCACcttcgccaccaccaccaccaccactaccatcatcaggAGCAGTAGCAACACCACcttcgccaccaccaccaccaccaggagcagctccacctccacctccaacaCCAGGAGCaacagcaccaccaccacctccacctccaacaccaggaccaccaccacgaccaggagcaacagcaccaccaccacctccacctccaacaCCAGGagcaccaccaccgccaccactaccaGGAGCAGctaccccacccccaccacccaCACTTCCATCAAACGGATCAGTACCACCACCTCCCATGCCACACGGAAAAGGTGCAGCTCCTCCACCACCCCCTGGAGCAAAAGCACTGCGTCCCAAGAAAGCAAATACCAAATTGAAGAGATCAACCCACATGGGTAACCTGTATCGAGTGCTCAAAGGGAAGGTTGAAGGATCTAGTGTTATTGCTAAGTCATCTCAAGCAAAGAAGAGTCAGGTTGGGGCCTCTGGGGGTGGCAAACAGAGCATGGCTGATGCATTGGCAGAGATGACAAAGAG ATCATCCTACTTCCAACAAATTGAAGAAGACATCAAGAATTATGCCAAATCAATAAATGAAGTTAAGAAAGACCTTAATTCTTTTCAAACAAAGGATATGGCTGAGATGCTTAAATTCCACCAACAAGTCGAGAAACAACTTGAGAAGCTGACAGATGAAAGCCAG GTATTATCAAGGTTTGAAGACTTCCCATTAAAGAAGCTGGAAGCATTAAGGCTGGCAGCAGCATTGTACTTAAAGCTGAATGAAATAGCCACCAACCTAGAGAGCTGGAAGATAGTGCCTCCTTTGGGTCAGCTTCTTGACAAATTTGAGAGCTACTTCAGTAAG ATCAAGGTAGAATTAGAAACACTGGAAAGAACCAAAGATGAAGAAACTAAGAAATTACAAAGTTACAACATCCATTTTGACTTTCATATCCTGGTGCGAATCAAAGAATTGATGGTCGATGTCTCATCAAATTGCATGGAGTTGGCACTGAAG gagagaagagaagcaaaGGCAGCAGCCTATAAAGAAACTGGATCCAAGGCTGACAACCGATCGAAGGCATGCATAAAGATGCTTTGGAGGGCTTTTCAGTTAGCCTTTAAGGTCTATTCCTTTGCTGGTGGACAGGATGATCGGGCTGACAGGTTGTCCAAGGAACTGGCTCATGAAATAGAGACCCATCCTCATCACTAA